A genomic region of Candidatus Methylomirabilota bacterium contains the following coding sequences:
- a CDS encoding dienelactone hydrolase family protein — protein MTRDLPPLGVAVAAGSPPLVAPAPESVSFPSEDGATMLVGYLFKPAHSCPCPAVVMMHGRGGAFSTRTSDVYDGGALSGRHREWATFWADRGYVGLHVDSFGPRGYPHGFAAGTYQARPPGLSELTIRPLDAYGAVRFLRSRPEVIPDRIGLHGWSNGGTAALAAMAADAPGIRDPTPATGFRAAVAFYPACGLGGRYAAGYRPYAPVLVLVATDDEEVSPQRCEKFVAAGKAAGGAIEIVSYAGAQHAFDDPGPGKRGREANRLATIDARNRVAEFFERHLQRFGAAMGEPP, from the coding sequence GTGACGCGGGACCTCCCTCCGCTCGGCGTGGCCGTGGCGGCGGGATCCCCGCCACTGGTGGCCCCGGCGCCGGAGTCGGTGTCGTTCCCGAGCGAGGACGGCGCGACGATGCTGGTCGGCTACCTCTTCAAGCCAGCCCACTCCTGCCCCTGTCCGGCGGTGGTCATGATGCACGGTCGTGGCGGCGCCTTCTCGACCCGGACCAGCGACGTCTACGACGGTGGCGCGCTGTCCGGGCGGCACCGGGAATGGGCCACGTTCTGGGCCGACCGCGGGTATGTCGGTCTCCACGTGGACAGCTTCGGGCCGCGCGGCTACCCGCACGGCTTCGCGGCCGGGACCTATCAGGCGCGTCCGCCGGGGCTCAGCGAGCTGACGATCCGACCCCTCGACGCCTACGGGGCGGTGAGATTCCTCCGGTCCCGCCCCGAGGTGATCCCCGATCGCATCGGCCTGCACGGCTGGTCGAACGGCGGGACGGCGGCGCTGGCCGCGATGGCCGCCGACGCGCCGGGCATCCGCGACCCGACGCCGGCCACGGGGTTCCGCGCCGCCGTGGCCTTCTACCCGGCCTGTGGCCTGGGGGGACGATACGCGGCCGGTTATCGGCCGTACGCTCCGGTCCTGGTGCTCGTGGCGACGGACGACGAGGAGGTCTCACCCCAGCGCTGCGAGAAATTCGTTGCCGCAGGAAAGGCGGCCGGGGGCGCCATCGAGATCGTCAGCTACGCGGGGGCCCAGCACGCCTTCGACGATCCCGGCCCGGGCAAGCGCGGCCGCGAGGCGAACCGGCTCGCGACGATCGACGCCCGGAATCGCGTCGCCGAATTCTTCGAGCGCCATCTCCAGCGGTTCGGCGCGGCCATGGGAGAGCCCCCATGA